A stretch of the Arachis stenosperma cultivar V10309 chromosome 6, arast.V10309.gnm1.PFL2, whole genome shotgun sequence genome encodes the following:
- the LOC130936162 gene encoding interactor of constitutive active ROPs 2, chloroplastic-like, which produces MHTPKARTNSSEMPQRKSPVNTPRTARMLKTPNSDSDSLSSSPNPARKSLKDRSPKVIEHRSPQSPITEKKRSSKVQELESQISQLQEDLKKSKDQLNSSELWKRKAQQEAEAAKKQLLALSKELEESNQQLMDLSASEEARLQELHKISQDRDRAWQSELEAVQKQQSMDSAALLSAMNEIHKLKTQLERVDSEATQSNNKDAAHAEIQDLRMELANALSVVENLKNEVSDCRVVESRALELVGKMQMQLETANNTMEALRADGMKATEEYESVASELEQSRTQIKSLEGLVSILEANLVSGANKIILGPTDEQGHVWENGEVEEINRLKAELSSVQSEVEQLKSALDASEIRFQEEYIQSTLQIRSAYEQLERSKSESGQREAELSEELRRATAAAEELKANLMEKESWLRSISQENEGLNSRIKENQTREREFELAMELKKLDADIADLKAKILDRDTELQTITAENCMLKMEIKKELEKNRITEEAVATAEAAKVAEKEALIKLDYITEEVDKSKLRVARVTEQLDAAQVMNLELEAELRRLKVQSDQWRKAAEAAASMLASGNNNGKFVERNGSLDCSFNSVTGRLSTTYLEDTDEESPKKKSSLRKRIGVLWRKNHQ; this is translated from the exons ATGCATACACCAAAAGCAAG AACTAATTCATCCGAAATGCCCCAAAGGAAATCCCCTGTAAACACCCCTCGGACTGCTCGCATGTTGAAAACACCAAACTCCGATTCCGATTCGCTTTCTTCCTCTCCAAACCCTGCAAGAAAGTCCCTAAAAGATAGGAGTCCCAAGGTCATTGAGCATCGTTCACCACAAAGTCCAATAACTGAG AAAAAACGATCTAGTAAGGTCCAGGAATTGGAATCTCAGATTTCTCAGCTTCAAGAAGATCTGAAGAAATCGAAGGATCAACTTAACTCATCCGAGTTATGGAAGAGAAAAGCTCAACAGGAAGCCGAGGCGGCAAAGAAGCAGCTTTTAGCCCTGTCAAAAGAGCTGGAGGAATCTAATCAGCAGCTTATGGACCTTTCTGCCTCCGAGGAAGCACGGCTGCAAGAACTCCATAAAATTTCTCAAGATCGAGATCGAGCATGGCAGTCAGAACTAGAGGCTGTCCAGAAGCAGCAATCAATGGACTCAGCTGCTTTGTTATCTGCCATGAACGAAATACACAAACTGAAAACGCAGCTTGAAAGGGTAGACTCCGAAGCTACTCAGTCAAACAACAAAGATGCAGCTCATGCTGAGATTCAGGATTTAAGGATGGAGCTTGCCAATGCTCTCTCTGTTGTAGAAAATCTTAAAAACGAAGTAAGTGATTGCAGAGTCGTGGAATCCCGGGCCTTGGAGTTGGTTGGCAAAATGCAAATGCAATTGGAAACTGCAAATAATACCATGGAAGCACTCCGAGCAGATGGCATGAAAGCTACAGAAGAGTACGAATCTGTTGCCTCAGAGTTGGAACAATCAAGAACTCAAATAAAATCATTGGAGGGACTTGTGAGCATACTAGAGGCTAATTTGGTTAGTGGTGCTAACAAAATTATATTAGGTCCAACTGATGAACAAGGACATGTGTGGGAAAACGGTGAGGTTGAGGAGATAAACAGGCTCAAAGCTGAGCTTAGCTCTGTACAGTCTGAAGTAGAGCAGTTGAAATCTGCATTGGATGCCTCCGAGATAAGGTTCCAAGAAGAGTATATCCAAAGCACATTGCAGATTAGAAGTGCTTATGAACAACTTGAACGTTCTAAATCTGAATCTGGTCAGCGAGAAGCTGAATTAAGTGAGGAACTGAGGAGAGCTACAGCAGCTGCTGAAGAACTAAAGGCAAACTTGATGGAAAAGGAATCTTGGTTGCGGAGTATCTCGCAGGAGAATGAAGGGCTCAACTCTAGGATCAAGGAAAACCAAACTAGAGAAAGGGAATTTGAACTTGCCATGGAGCTTAAGAAATTGGATGCTGACATTGCGGATTTGAAGGCAAAAATATTAGACAGAGACACTGAGTTGCAAACTATAACTGCAGAAAACTGTATGCTCAAGATGGAAATAAAAAAGGAATTGGAGAAGAATAGAATTACTGAAGAGGCTGTTGCTACAGCTGAAGCTGCAAAGGTTGCGGAAAAGGAGGCATTGATTAAACTTGACTACATAACTGAAGAAGTTGATAAAAGTAAGCTGAGAGTGGCACGTGTTACAGAGCAGTTGGATGCTGCACAGGTCATGAATTTGGAGTTGGAGGCTGAACTGAGGAGACTGAAGGTTCAGTCGGACCAGTGGAGAAAGGCAGCAGAAGCTGCAGCGTCTATGCTTGCTTCTGGAAACAACAATGGGAAATTTGTGGAGAGAAATGGCTCACTTGATTGTAGCTTCAATTCTGTTACCGGCAGGTTGAGTACAACTTATTTAGAAGACACTGATGAAGAATCACCAAAGAAGAAAAGTAGCTTAAGGAAGAGGATTGGAGTGTTATGGAGGAAGAATCACCAATAG